Proteins encoded in a region of the Isoalcanivorax pacificus W11-5 genome:
- the bioC gene encoding malonyl-ACP O-methyltransferase BioC: MSERDRAGRRAVGESFGRAARSYDAHATLQLAAARTLLGMLPEMTPALALDIGVGTGPVTRALCERLPGTRWLALDIAEPMLREGVTRGRFVGQCQPVCADALQLPLAAARADLIWSSFALQWCDDLPALAAEIARVLAPGGTFAVCLPVAGTLDELRASWAEVDDAPHVNHFYRADDWRAALGDAGLYADIAHTQQIREHYPDVRAIGTRLRATGAHHVQRSVSPGLTSRRRYAALQAAYERRRTDAGLPLTWQVHYAIFRQPPTE; this comes from the coding sequence TTGTCTGAGCGGGATCGTGCCGGCCGCCGCGCGGTGGGCGAGAGCTTTGGCCGTGCCGCGCGCAGCTACGATGCCCACGCCACATTGCAGCTGGCGGCAGCGCGCACGCTGCTGGGCATGTTGCCGGAGATGACGCCGGCACTGGCGCTGGATATCGGTGTCGGCACCGGGCCGGTCACCCGCGCCTTGTGCGAACGCCTGCCCGGCACACGCTGGCTGGCACTGGACATTGCCGAACCCATGTTGCGCGAAGGTGTCACACGCGGGCGCTTTGTCGGCCAGTGCCAGCCGGTCTGCGCCGACGCCCTGCAATTGCCCCTGGCGGCTGCGCGGGCCGATCTGATCTGGTCTTCGTTTGCGTTGCAGTGGTGCGATGATTTGCCGGCACTGGCAGCAGAAATTGCGCGCGTCCTGGCGCCGGGTGGCACCTTTGCCGTGTGCCTGCCGGTGGCCGGCACGCTGGATGAGCTGCGCGCAAGCTGGGCCGAGGTGGACGACGCGCCGCATGTGAACCATTTTTATCGCGCCGATGACTGGCGCGCGGCGCTTGGCGATGCCGGGTTGTACGCGGATATCGCGCACACCCAGCAGATACGCGAACACTATCCGGATGTGCGCGCCATCGGCACCCGGCTGCGCGCCACGGGCGCCCATCATGTGCAGCGCAGTGTGTCACCGGGCCTCACCAGCCGGCGCCGCTACGCCGCGTTGCAGGCCGCCTATGAACGCCGCCGTACCGACGCCGGCCTGCCGCTGACCTGGCAGGTGCATTACGCCATTTTCCGTCAACCTCCCACCGAGTGA
- the bioD gene encoding dethiobiotin synthase, producing MTTPLTGKYFLTGTDTEVGKTWVSCRLLEQARDAGLSSLGLKPVAAGAEQYDGEWQNEDARQLMAASSVPLPYEQVNPVLLREPMAPHLAARHEQRMLSVSRIAGYVRGVLMQKQDLLLVEGAGGWRVPLNDRETLADLAVELRLPVILVVGMRLGCLNHALLTAEAIQRDGLRLAGWVANVMPGDTMAGLEENIATLEHWLPAPRILL from the coding sequence ATGACTACCCCGCTGACCGGCAAATACTTTCTCACCGGCACTGACACCGAAGTGGGCAAGACCTGGGTGTCCTGCCGCCTGCTGGAACAGGCGCGCGACGCCGGCCTGTCATCGCTGGGCCTCAAGCCCGTGGCAGCGGGCGCAGAACAGTATGATGGCGAGTGGCAGAACGAGGACGCGCGGCAACTGATGGCAGCGTCTTCCGTGCCGCTGCCTTACGAACAGGTCAACCCGGTGCTGCTGCGCGAGCCGATGGCTCCCCACCTTGCCGCACGTCATGAACAACGCATGCTGAGCGTGTCGCGCATCGCCGGTTATGTGCGTGGTGTGCTGATGCAGAAGCAGGATCTGCTGCTGGTGGAAGGCGCCGGCGGCTGGCGCGTACCCCTCAACGACCGCGAAACCCTGGCCGATCTTGCTGTGGAATTGCGCTTGCCCGTGATCCTCGTCGTCGGCATGCGACTCGGCTGCCTCAACCATGCCCTGCTGACGGCCGAGGCGATCCAGCGCGACGGCCTGCGGCTGGCGGGCTGGGTGGCGAATGTCATGCCCGGTGACACCATGGCGGGCCTGGAAGAGAACATCGCCACGCTGGAACACTGGCTGCCGGCGCCGCGCATCCTGCTCTGA
- a CDS encoding alpha/beta fold hydrolase, which produces MALTSLPRTLAHAAGNARAWLRRDPSVIQAERTPFEVIHQQDIVRLRYYPPLPAGQIEVDGEMMEVATTAQPVPLVLVSPLAVNMLIYDLFPERSLMRYLRARGFELYLVDWGRPGRAQDHWTLGTYIGDLLPQMLTKVREHSGSQKLSLHGWSFGGLFSLCYTALSRDPDIVNLALIGAPCDYHANGVLGEQYQRLAAVMQWIQRRTGWQVHQSKPALWRSPGWANSLLFKLTAPVASARSYAELLTHLGDREFVSNHATNSAFLDDMVAYPGAAVQDILQYLWTDNVLATGRLPLPHCDANFSDVTANTLLVSGKQDPIVTRACIAPIQTLVNSDDVSLLEVPGGHMGILGGSQAAKAIWPAVADWLLARSGEQSEATTRGVA; this is translated from the coding sequence ATGGCCCTGACTTCCCTCCCCCGCACCCTTGCCCACGCCGCCGGCAACGCCCGCGCCTGGCTGCGCCGCGACCCGTCGGTGATACAGGCGGAACGTACCCCTTTCGAGGTAATCCACCAGCAGGACATCGTGCGCCTGCGTTATTACCCGCCGCTGCCCGCCGGGCAGATCGAGGTGGATGGGGAAATGATGGAGGTCGCCACCACTGCGCAGCCGGTGCCGCTGGTCCTGGTGTCGCCGCTGGCCGTGAATATGCTGATCTATGATCTGTTCCCGGAACGCAGCCTGATGCGTTATCTGCGCGCACGGGGCTTTGAGTTGTATCTGGTGGACTGGGGGCGTCCGGGGCGGGCCCAGGATCACTGGACGCTGGGCACCTATATCGGCGACCTGTTGCCACAGATGCTGACCAAGGTGCGCGAGCACAGCGGCAGCCAGAAGCTGTCGCTGCACGGCTGGAGTTTCGGCGGGCTGTTCAGCCTGTGTTATACGGCACTGAGCCGTGATCCGGATATCGTCAACCTGGCGCTGATCGGTGCGCCCTGCGATTACCACGCCAACGGTGTACTCGGCGAACAGTACCAGCGGCTGGCTGCCGTGATGCAGTGGATCCAACGCCGCACCGGCTGGCAGGTCCATCAGTCAAAACCCGCCCTCTGGCGCTCACCGGGCTGGGCCAACAGCCTGCTGTTCAAACTCACCGCACCGGTGGCCAGTGCGCGCAGCTATGCTGAACTGCTGACGCATCTCGGCGACCGCGAATTTGTCAGCAACCATGCCACCAACAGCGCGTTCCTGGACGACATGGTGGCCTACCCTGGTGCAGCCGTGCAGGACATCCTGCAATACCTGTGGACCGACAACGTGCTGGCGACAGGACGGTTGCCGCTACCGCATTGCGATGCGAATTTCAGCGATGTCACCGCCAACACCTTGCTGGTCAGCGGCAAACAGGACCCGATCGTGACGCGAGCCTGCATTGCGCCGATCCAGACGCTGGTAAACAGCGACGATGTGTCGTTGCTCGAAGTCCCCGGCGGGCACATGGGCATTCTTGGCGGCAGCCAGGCGGCAAAAGCCATCTGGCCGGCGGTGGCCGACTGGCTGTTGGCCCGTTCCGGTGAGCAGAGCGAGGCCACCACGCGCGGGGTCGCGTAG
- a CDS encoding DUF1835 domain-containing protein, with protein MMWHVLCGDVAARQLSPLIKRDDSTQIKVLRDDLAVGPLQDVDRPPCAARVAFWQSVWPEEARAELDLSLLSSDAQWLQALPQQPYSVTVWHGDSASEQLMLARVAFWLGESPVSFHEVHCGTGQSHTGARRAVSMCSPEQLAAFVPKEVSTARRRQLADIWAEQRASSSVLRCWRAGQCLASGYEVPDAALIAACDNAWRPLARVMAAVMKEADGYFPTDYFVYWRARVLATQGVVMIDGDTREGYSGLKVRRPA; from the coding sequence ATGATGTGGCATGTTCTGTGCGGTGACGTAGCCGCCCGGCAGCTGTCGCCGCTCATCAAGCGCGATGACAGCACGCAGATAAAGGTGTTGCGGGATGACCTGGCGGTTGGGCCGCTACAGGATGTGGACAGGCCGCCTTGCGCCGCACGGGTTGCTTTCTGGCAATCCGTCTGGCCGGAGGAGGCCAGGGCTGAACTGGATTTGAGTCTGCTTTCTTCTGATGCCCAGTGGCTTCAGGCGCTACCGCAACAACCATATTCCGTCACCGTCTGGCACGGCGATAGTGCTTCCGAACAATTGATGCTTGCCCGTGTCGCATTCTGGCTGGGTGAGTCTCCCGTGAGCTTCCACGAAGTGCATTGCGGCACCGGACAAAGCCATACCGGCGCACGTCGGGCCGTCAGCATGTGTTCCCCGGAACAACTGGCCGCGTTCGTGCCGAAGGAAGTCTCCACGGCCCGCCGCCGCCAGCTGGCCGATATCTGGGCGGAGCAGCGGGCATCGTCGTCGGTGTTGCGCTGCTGGCGTGCCGGGCAATGCCTGGCCAGTGGCTACGAGGTGCCCGACGCCGCGCTCATTGCGGCCTGTGATAATGCATGGCGTCCTCTGGCGCGTGTTATGGCAGCCGTGATGAAAGAGGCGGACGGCTATTTTCCGACCGATTATTTCGTCTATTGGCGTGCCCGTGTGCTGGCAACGCAAGGCGTGGTGATGATCGATGGCGATACCCGTGAGGGTTATTCCGGGTTGAAGGTGCGTCGCCCGGCATAG